The Methanolacinia petrolearia DSM 11571 genome has a segment encoding these proteins:
- a CDS encoding bifunctional 5,6,7,8-tetrahydromethanopterin hydro-lyase/3-hexulose-6-phosphate synthase, giving the protein MYLIGEALEGEGAELAHIDLLIGDKMGPVGMAFANAASQLAPGHTPLLAVIRPNLLTKPATLIIPKVTLKTEGQVNAMFGAVQAAIAKAVADSYEEGVFEGCGYDPEDIVILASAFLHPEARDYNRIYRYNYGSTKLAIKRALDMFPDKATLMNEKDRAGHAVMGFKVQRLWNPPYLQVALDLVDMNAVRKVLEEVPKNDHVLIEAGTPTIKQFGLAVIDEIRKIRPDAFIIADLKTLDTGNLEARMAANASADAVVVSGLAPISTIEKFILEARKTGIYSIIDMLNVAKPADLIKELAKKGAVPDIVEMHRAIDTEGDEYNWGDIPAIKKAAGGKLIVATAGGIRQHVVQTALKSGADIVVVGRAITASKNIKNAAEQFIEEINNPEIDQFRIMTDF; this is encoded by the coding sequence ATGTATTTGATTGGTGAAGCACTAGAAGGAGAAGGCGCAGAACTTGCGCACATAGATCTTTTAATTGGAGACAAGATGGGCCCTGTAGGAATGGCTTTTGCAAACGCAGCATCCCAGCTGGCTCCCGGCCACACTCCGCTTCTTGCGGTAATCAGGCCGAATCTGCTTACAAAGCCTGCAACGCTCATTATTCCGAAGGTTACCCTGAAGACCGAGGGCCAGGTAAATGCGATGTTCGGAGCGGTTCAGGCTGCAATTGCGAAGGCTGTCGCAGATTCGTACGAAGAGGGCGTCTTTGAAGGATGCGGATACGACCCCGAGGATATTGTTATTCTTGCAAGTGCATTCCTGCACCCCGAGGCAAGGGACTACAACCGTATATACCGCTACAACTACGGGTCGACCAAGCTCGCAATCAAACGTGCGCTTGACATGTTCCCTGACAAGGCGACGCTCATGAACGAGAAGGATCGTGCCGGACATGCGGTTATGGGATTCAAGGTCCAGAGGCTCTGGAACCCTCCTTACCTGCAGGTTGCACTTGACCTCGTGGATATGAATGCTGTCAGAAAGGTTCTCGAAGAAGTCCCGAAGAACGACCATGTTCTTATCGAGGCGGGAACGCCGACTATTAAGCAGTTCGGTCTTGCGGTAATCGACGAGATCAGGAAGATCCGCCCCGATGCATTCATCATTGCCGACTTAAAGACTCTCGACACCGGAAACCTCGAGGCAAGGATGGCAGCAAACGCATCCGCCGACGCTGTCGTGGTTTCCGGTCTTGCACCTATATCTACCATCGAGAAGTTCATCCTTGAAGCAAGGAAGACAGGAATCTACTCGATCATCGATATGCTTAACGTTGCAAAACCTGCAGATCTTATCAAGGAGCTTGCAAAGAAGGGAGCTGTTCCCGATATCGTCGAGATGCACCGTGCAATCGACACCGAGGGAGACGAATACAACTGGGGAGATATCCCGGCGATCAAGAAAGCTGCAGGCGGAAAGCTCATTGTCGCAACTGCGGGCGGAATCAGGCAACATGTCGTCCAGACCGCACTCAAGTCGGGCGCAGACATCGTCGTCGTCGGACGTGCAATCACTGCGAGCAAGAATATCAAGAACGCGGCCGAGCAGTTCATAGAAGAGATCAATAATCCTGAGATCGATCAGTTCAGGATCATGACCGATTTCTGA
- a CDS encoding winged helix-turn-helix transcriptional regulator, with protein MCENPGKCFEEIALAMNIKRNSLRYHIKRLSQGDYIVIENTDNSRRVFPNHGTFSGLERKIISMSHNPTQLKILALITKYPGIRNVDLKDELGISKSAVSWHVGKIRSAGLLSCRKSGTAKHYYVRSGLEKVIVKNLPEDLRENYGFSV; from the coding sequence ATTTGTGAAAATCCCGGGAAATGTTTCGAGGAGATCGCATTGGCGATGAATATCAAGCGCAACAGTCTTCGCTATCATATAAAACGCCTCAGCCAGGGAGATTATATCGTCATAGAGAATACAGACAATTCAAGGAGAGTCTTTCCTAATCACGGCACTTTCTCCGGACTTGAGAGAAAGATCATCAGCATGAGCCATAATCCCACGCAGCTGAAGATTCTCGCACTCATAACGAAATATCCGGGCATCAGGAACGTAGACCTGAAAGACGAACTGGGGATTTCAAAAAGCGCAGTTAGCTGGCATGTCGGCAAAATCAGAAGTGCTGGTCTCCTTTCCTGCCGGAAATCGGGAACTGCAAAGCATTATTATGTAAGATCGGGACTTGAGAAGGTCATCGTCAAAAATCTTCCCGAAGACCTAAGGGAAAATTATGGATTTTCTGTCTGA
- a CDS encoding winged helix-turn-helix transcriptional regulator, translating to MSHNPTQLKILALITKYPGIRNVDLKDELGISKSAVSWHVGKIESAGLLSCRKSGTARHYYIRSGLEKVIVKNLPEELRENYGFSV from the coding sequence ATGAGCCATAATCCTACTCAGCTGAAGATTCTTGCACTCATAACGAAATATCCGGGCATAAGAAACGTAGACCTGAAAGACGAACTGGGGATTTCAAAAAGTGCAGTGAGCTGGCATGTAGGAAAAATTGAAAGTGCAGGTCTCCTTTCCTGCCGGAAATCGGGAACGGCGAGGCATTATTATATAAGATCGGGACTTGAGAAGGTTATTGTCAAAAACCTTCCCGAAGAATTGAGGGAAAATTACGGATTTTCTGTCTGA
- a CDS encoding acriflavin resistance protein: MIKFQAAERNGLIVLIILCFIVVLYGAATFQWGLVFSLIWFLVVIVMVLIILKKFSDYIRSFGKLNRQMASDLRSLKNSVDGMREETGEIKALTESIAKK; the protein is encoded by the coding sequence ATGATTAAATTTCAGGCAGCGGAAAGGAACGGTCTGATAGTACTGATTATCCTGTGTTTCATTGTCGTTCTCTACGGTGCAGCAACATTCCAGTGGGGACTGGTTTTCTCCTTAATCTGGTTTCTTGTCGTAATCGTCATGGTTTTGATAATCCTGAAAAAATTCTCAGACTATATAAGGTCATTCGGGAAACTAAACCGGCAAATGGCATCTGATCTCCGATCATTAAAAAATTCGGTTGATGGCATGAGGGAAGAGACAGGTGAGATTAAGGCTCTCACAGAGAGCATTGCGAAAAAATAA
- a CDS encoding tetratricopeptide repeat protein, producing MKERYINTALVCLVASVVVMSAGCTGVMLPTGGGTRISDDNLTHQQWYSQHEENPDKYLYNPENPFEWTLKGMACAASGGNHEGALEYYDTAIGLDPEFGFVYYEKGFSLLNLKRYDEAKECFQKAVELNPDFKPLVEKDLRYFVRD from the coding sequence ATGAAAGAAAGGTACATCAATACGGCTCTTGTATGCCTGGTGGCTTCAGTCGTCGTTATGTCAGCGGGATGCACCGGGGTAATGCTCCCCACTGGCGGGGGCACGCGAATATCGGATGACAATCTGACTCACCAGCAGTGGTACAGTCAGCATGAGGAAAACCCTGATAAATACCTGTATAATCCTGAAAATCCCTTTGAGTGGACATTAAAAGGAATGGCATGTGCAGCTTCGGGAGGGAATCATGAAGGAGCACTCGAATATTACGATACCGCAATCGGACTCGATCCCGAATTTGGATTCGTCTATTACGAGAAGGGATTCTCTCTGTTAAACCTGAAGAGATATGACGAAGCCAAAGAGTGTTTTCAAAAAGCGGTAGAACTGAATCCTGATTTTAAACCGCTTGTCGAGAAAGATCTGCGGTATTTTGTCAGAGACTGA